The following is a genomic window from Vibrio cyclitrophicus.
ATCAAGGATTTTGTAGAACAGCGGACGTAAAAATGGTAAAGCGAAGAGTGCGATGGCGTACCACTCTGGAATCTTACCTGTCGATGCGGTCAAAAAGACCACTGCAAAGATATCCTGCATGACGAGAATACCAATCGCTAGCGTGCCATAGGTCGCGTTCATTTCCCCTTTCTCTTGCAGAGACTTTACCGCGAATACGGTACTAGAGAATGAGAGAGCGAAACCGAGTAGAACGATTTGTTCTATCGACATTGCTGCTAGAGACGAAATACCTAAGAATTTAAAACCAAACAGGGCTACAGCAAAAAACAGAGTGGATAAAAGGTTATGGATGGTAGCACCGGCCCAGATCTCTTTAGAGAGTAGGGTTTTGATGTCTAGCTTTAAGCCAATAGTAAATAGGAGCAGGGTGACACCAAGGTCAGCCAAGGTAATGATGGTGTCATTGGTTTCAAAACCCAGAGCAAATAGCCCAAAACCAGCGACCAAAAAGCCGACCAATGGGGGAAGGTGACACTTTAAAGCAATAAATCCTGCAATAAACGCAGTGGATATTAATATAAGTTCCATAACTTGTTGTTGTAGTTCCCTAGCTTAAAAAAACGGGCCGTGTTTATACAAACACGGCCCGCGGACAATCAGAATTGTTTTTCTTTAGTCTTCGAGTAGCTTTTGAAGTAACACACCGTTGAGCATGGCGCGCTTGATCATGGCAAAAGCTCCCATCGTAGGATGTTTATCGATCTGAGATGCTACAATAGGCAGGCCGCTATGGAAAGCCGTTAACGACTGATTCTCAACATTGCGCTTAATCGCAGGGAAAACAATCTCTTGTGCCTTAGTTATATCACCAGCAATGATAACTTTCTGAGGGTTAAATAAGTTAATCGTCATTGCGATAGCCTTACCTAACTGATTTCCTACTCGAACTAAGCTTTGCTTCGCTAGTTCATCACCATTAATCGCGTGGTCACAAACATCTTGAATCGTAATATGTTCAAGCTCGGTCAAAGAAGACTCATAGCCTTGCTTAATCAGCTTCTGTACTCGCTCAACAATGGCCGGGTTTGCCGCTACTGTTTCAAGACAGCCGAAGTTACCACATTGGCATTGCTCGCCGAGCGGATCTATTTGGATATGACCAATTTCACCCACGTTGCGGTTATGGCCTAGGAAAACTTGACCATTTACAATAATGCCGGCACCTGTACCGCGGTGAACACTAACTAAAATAGAGTCTTGGCTATCTTTACTCGCACCGAAGTAGTGCTCAGCAAGTGCCATTCCTCTAACGTCATTACCCACAAAACAAGCAACATGGAATGTGTCACGAATAATGTCGCTTAATGCTAGGTTATCGATGTCTGTGTTTGGCATGTACTCAACAACACCTGTTGTTGGGTTAACCAAGCCAGGAAGAGTGACACCAATGGCAATCAACTGATCGATCTTTGGTTGATGTTCAGCAATGAAAGCCTTCAAGCTATTGACCAAGCCTTGGGTAAGGTCTGATTGGTCTGAATAATTCAGGTCTTGTTGTTGGAAAGCCAATTCACGACCGCCAAGGTCATGCAGGCTTATTTGAATGTAGTCTCGCCCCAAACGCACAGCAACAGAATGAAAGGGTTCTACTTCTGTGGTTAGGGAAATAGCGCGTCTACCGCCAGTAGACGCTTGCTGCGCAACCTCTTTAATTAGGCCGCGTTCTAAAAGTTGGCGGGTAATTTTTGTAACACTTGCCGGTGCGAGTTGGCTTACATCAGCCACTTGTATACGACTGATAGGCCCTTGTTGGTCTATAAGTCGGTATACCGCCGCACTGTTTAGTTGTTTAACTAAGTCTACGTTACCTATTTGTCCGCCATTCATACTTAATTGTGCTCGTATTGTCCGTTAACAACAGTCGCTTTAACGTTAAAGTCTCGGTCAAATACGGCAAGGTTTGCAACCATGCCTTTTTTGATTCGACCTAGCTTGCTTTCTACACCGATAGCCTGAGCTGGGTATAGCGTAGCCATGCGAAGAGCTTCGTCTAAAGCGATACCAGCGTGCTCAACTGTATTCTGAACTGCTTCAATCATAGTCAGAGCTGAGCCGCCCAGTGTGCCGTTTTCATCAACACACTTACCATCACGGTAATATACTTTCTTACCGACAAAAATAAAGTATTCCATGTCAGCACCTGCAGGAGCTGTGGCATCCGTCACTAATACCAACTTTTCTCCTTTTATTTTATGTGCAATTCGGATGTTTGCGTAATCAACGTGGAAACCGTCAGCGATGATGCCAGCGTAAACTTCAGGCGTGTCGTAAATCGCGCCAACAACGCCAGGTTCACGACCAACCATAGGTGTCATAGCGTTGAACAGGTGAGTCGCGAAAGTGATGCCTGATTCAAAGCCTTGACGCGCTTCAGCGTAAGTGGCATTGGTGTGGCCGATAGAAACCACTACGCCAGCTTTGTGTAGACGCTCAATATGTTCTGGGTCGTTGAGCTCAGGAGCCAGTGTTACTTTGGCCACAAGGTCACTGTTTTCACAGATAAGCTCAATCATTTCATTGTCAGATTTACGAATGTGATCGACACTGTGGATGCCTTTTTTCGCAACGTTTAGATATGGGCCTTCAAGGTGCAAACCTAAAGACTGGTTTTGGTATTGGTTGTGGTATTCACGAGCTGCCGTAATAACCGCGCGCATATCTTCGTCCGAAGAGGTGATTAGCGTAGGTAAAAAGCTAGTACAGCCCGATTTAAGGTTTGCTTTATGCATGATCTGCATTGTGTCAGCAGTGATCTCATCATTCAGCATTACACCGCCACAGCCATTCAGTTGTAGATCAATAAAACCCGGGCTTAGATTTGTACCATCTAGGTCACGGACCTCGATTCCTTCTGGTAATTCAGAGATAGGATAGACTTTTTTGATCAGTTCGTTTTCAATTACAACAGCATGATCGGTTAGAACATCACTACCAGTGTAAATTTTACAGTTACTTAGCGCGTACATAGTCAGCTAATCCTTATTTCGTGAGATCTTTTAAATTTGTTCGTTACCTAAATGTGGACTTAGTTTGCGAGCATCATTTACGTAACGATTTATCTTTTACGAGCAAACGTTTTTAAAATGAGAAACGTATTTAAGTGTTTGAAAAACAAATGAACAATTAGTTAATTTTATAGTTTTAAGCTAATGTTTTTCGGTTGTTTATTGGCATTTTCTACCTAAAATAACCGGGCATTAACCCAATCTTTATATTTGGATTTTATCTATAAATGTTCATTTTTTTGAATGATAAAATAAGTTTTATGATCTCGCTAGCAAAAACCTCTGGATTTGGTGAAAACTGGTGATTAGGATCACAAATGGTAAGGTTTTAATTTGCGGAGCAAAATTAATTGAATACACTGAATAGGACTAAATTGAGCGACTAAAATAAGTTTCTCAGACGAATTCTAAAAAATCCTATAGGGGAAACAACTGGTGAATATTCTAGGATATGCACAGAAGCTAGGTAAAGCGTTAATGCTACCTATCGCAACGCTTCCGATTGCGGCGCTTCTACTACGTTTAGGTCAAGGCGATCTACTTGATATTCCATTTATGGCGCAAGCTGGTGGTGCTATCTTCGGTAACCTACCATTGCTTTTTGGTCTAGGTATCGCGATTGGTCTTTCTAAAGATGGTAACGGCGCAGCGGGTCTTGCTGGTGCAGTTGCTTACTTCGTACTAACAGCTACAGCAACGACAATTAACGCCGACGTTAACATGTCGTTCTTCGGCGGTATCTTCGCAGGTATCATCGCAGGTCACTCTTACAACGCCTTCCATGCAACACGTCTTCCTGAGTGGCTGGCTTTCTTCGCAGGTAAACGTTTAGTACCAATCATGGCCGGCTTATTTGCACTTGTTGCAGGTGCTGTGTCTGGTGTGGTTTGGCCTGGTGTTCAATCTGGTCTAGACGCACTAGCTCACGCAGTATCAACGTCTGGCGCTGTTGGTCAATTCGTTTACGGTACTCTTAACCGTGCACTTATCCCTGTTGGTCTTCACCACGTATTGAACTCATACTTCTGGTTTGGTATGGGCACATGTCAAGAAATCATCGTTGCTGGTCAAGGCGCATTCGCTGGTATCACTCAACTTTGTGTTGACCCTGCACTGGCTAAAACACTAGTTGTTGGTCAAGAGCACACGTTCACATTCGCTAACTCTGTTACTCCAGAAATCACAACTGTTGTGAAAGAAGTGACTGAAACAGTTAAATCTGGCGACCTACACCGTTTCTTCGGTGGTGATAAAGGTGCTGGCGTATTCATGAACGGTTTCTTCCCTGTAATGATGTTTGGTCTACCAGGTGCTGCACTTGCAATGTACCTAGCTGCTCCTGCTGAAAAACGTAGTCAAGTTGGTGGCGCACTGTTCTCTGTTGCATTCTGTTCATTCCTAACAGGTATCACAGAGCCGCTAGAATTCATGTTCGTATTCCTAGCTCCTGCTCTATACGCAATGCACGCTGTATTTACTGGTCTGTCTCTAGTTGTTGCTAACATGTTTGGTACTTTGCACGGTTTCGGTTTCTCTGCTGGTCTTATCGACTTCGTATTGAACTGGGGTCTAGCAACTAAACCATTCACTCTACTATTGATTGGCTTAGCATTCGGTGCTCTATACTTCTTCACTTTCTCTTTCGCAATCCGCGCTTTCAACTTGAAATCGCCAGGTCGTGAAGATGATGACGAAGCTGTAGCGGCTCCTGCTGGCGACGCACCAAAAGGTGAGGTTGCACGCCAATACCTAAAAGCACTAGGTGGTCACGAAAACCTGACTTCAATCGATGCTTGTATCACTCGTCTACGTCTAACGCTAAAAGACCGCTCTATCGCTGATGAAGTTGTTCTTAAGAAGCTCGGCGCTAAAGGTGTGGTTAAACTAGGTGAAAACAACCTACAGGTTATCCTAGGTCCACTAGCTGAAATTGTAGCTGGCGAAATGAAAGCTATCGGTGCAGGTGAAGACCTATCTGATGTAAAACTTCCATAGTAAGGGAAGTACTTAATTAAGACGTAAAGTTACTCTTAAGTAAGTGTCAAATTGAAAGCCTCCCACATGGGCTGTCTCTTATACACAAATCCCTAAGCTATGCTTAGGGATTT
Proteins encoded in this region:
- the nagC gene encoding DNA-binding transcriptional regulator NagC, whose amino-acid sequence is MNGGQIGNVDLVKQLNSAAVYRLIDQQGPISRIQVADVSQLAPASVTKITRQLLERGLIKEVAQQASTGGRRAISLTTEVEPFHSVAVRLGRDYIQISLHDLGGRELAFQQQDLNYSDQSDLTQGLVNSLKAFIAEHQPKIDQLIAIGVTLPGLVNPTTGVVEYMPNTDIDNLALSDIIRDTFHVACFVGNDVRGMALAEHYFGASKDSQDSILVSVHRGTGAGIIVNGQVFLGHNRNVGEIGHIQIDPLGEQCQCGNFGCLETVAANPAIVERVQKLIKQGYESSLTELEHITIQDVCDHAINGDELAKQSLVRVGNQLGKAIAMTINLFNPQKVIIAGDITKAQEIVFPAIKRNVENQSLTAFHSGLPIVASQIDKHPTMGAFAMIKRAMLNGVLLQKLLED
- the nagA gene encoding N-acetylglucosamine-6-phosphate deacetylase, with the protein product MYALSNCKIYTGSDVLTDHAVVIENELIKKVYPISELPEGIEVRDLDGTNLSPGFIDLQLNGCGGVMLNDEITADTMQIMHKANLKSGCTSFLPTLITSSDEDMRAVITAAREYHNQYQNQSLGLHLEGPYLNVAKKGIHSVDHIRKSDNEMIELICENSDLVAKVTLAPELNDPEHIERLHKAGVVVSIGHTNATYAEARQGFESGITFATHLFNAMTPMVGREPGVVGAIYDTPEVYAGIIADGFHVDYANIRIAHKIKGEKLVLVTDATAPAGADMEYFIFVGKKVYYRDGKCVDENGTLGGSALTMIEAVQNTVEHAGIALDEALRMATLYPAQAIGVESKLGRIKKGMVANLAVFDRDFNVKATVVNGQYEHN
- the nagE gene encoding N-acetylglucosamine-specific PTS transporter subunit IIBC → MLPIATLPIAALLLRLGQGDLLDIPFMAQAGGAIFGNLPLLFGLGIAIGLSKDGNGAAGLAGAVAYFVLTATATTINADVNMSFFGGIFAGIIAGHSYNAFHATRLPEWLAFFAGKRLVPIMAGLFALVAGAVSGVVWPGVQSGLDALAHAVSTSGAVGQFVYGTLNRALIPVGLHHVLNSYFWFGMGTCQEIIVAGQGAFAGITQLCVDPALAKTLVVGQEHTFTFANSVTPEITTVVKEVTETVKSGDLHRFFGGDKGAGVFMNGFFPVMMFGLPGAALAMYLAAPAEKRSQVGGALFSVAFCSFLTGITEPLEFMFVFLAPALYAMHAVFTGLSLVVANMFGTLHGFGFSAGLIDFVLNWGLATKPFTLLLIGLAFGALYFFTFSFAIRAFNLKSPGREDDDEAVAAPAGDAPKGEVARQYLKALGGHENLTSIDACITRLRLTLKDRSIADEVVLKKLGAKGVVKLGENNLQVILGPLAEIVAGEMKAIGAGEDLSDVKLP